TGGTTGCCCGTAATCAAGCACAAGGCCGGGCCCTACCGATTCAACGACCAAACCATGATCGCCCAGCCTGCAAGGAATGCCAGCCCGCCGATCGGCGTGATCGCACCGAGCCAGCGCATGCCGGTGGCGCTGAGCAAATAGAGCGAGCCGGAAAAGATGATGATGCCGATGATAAATGCCCAGCCGGCGGCATTGAAGTTGGCCTCGGGCCATCGGCTCGCGCCCCAAGCGACCGCCAACAAGCCCAGTGCATGGTACATCTGGTAGCGCACGCCGACCTCAAAAATCGCCAACATGTCCGGCGTCAGTTTATCCTTCAACGAGTGGGCGCCAAAAGCGCCCAGGGCAACGCCGATGAAGGCGGCGATGGCGCCAGCGGAAAAGAAAAATTTTTCCATGATTAGAAAAGGGGTGATTCACCACGAAGACACGAAGAGCACCAAGGGGCTGAGCAAAAGAATAGTTCCGGACTTCGTGTCCTTCGTGTCTTCGTGGCGAGTAATTCCTATAGCTCAGGCACCGCGATTGAGCGCCACCGTCATCGCGCCTTTTTGCACGACGATCTGGCGGTAGTCTTTGCGTTTGCTTAGCGCGTCGAGCAGGTTGACCAACGGCTGGCGCGCGGTGAGATATTCTTTCGGGGCACCGGCGGCGCGCATGACTTCGATCTCTTTCACTTCGAGATTCCAACGTAAGAGAAAATCTTCGTCGGAGCAATTCTCGGCGTTCATCTTTTTACGCAGCTCGGCGACCGACGGTTCCGGGGGCGGACGTTCGGCCCATTCTTTGGCGCGCGGGCGATCCATAATTTTGGCTTTGACCGCCGGGTCCATTAGCTCCGCGCCTTCTTTGCCCCAGTAGCCGCAGGCGTATTGGATGATCTGGTCGGTGACTTCTTTGTAGCGCTCGCCGACGATGACGTTGATCGCCGCCTGGCTGCCGACGAACTGTGACAGCGGCGTGACCATGATCGGATACCCCAGCTCGGCGCGCACTTGGATGGTTTCTTCCATGGCCTCTGCGATCTTGTGCTCCATGCCGACTTTGCGGAGCTGGAAACGCAGATTGGAGATCATGCCGCCCGGAACCTGATGTTGATATTGCGTGTAATCGTATTCCACCGGGGCGCCGGTGGGGAAACCTTCGCGTTTGGCGATGTAAGTGAAATGGTCCGCCACCGGCCGCAGGATGTCTTCGTCGATCAGCGTCTTGTAGCCCAGTGCTCGCAAGTTTTTCGCTACGTTGAACAGCGACGGATTAGAAGATGCGTCGGCGAGCGGCGGAATCGCGGTGTTGACGATCCTGATGCCTAGCTTAACGGCTTCAAGACAACAGAGCGGACCAAGCCCGGTCGTGCAGTGGGTGTGCAGTTCCACTTCGATGCCATTGGCATTCTTCATGACGATCGGCACGAGCGTCTGCACTCGCTCGGGTGTCAGCAGGCCACCGGGATCTTTGAGGCACAGGCGATTCACTTTTAGCGACGCCGCCTGGCGCGTGCGCTCGGCGAAATATTCGTCGCTGTGTTTGGGCGAAACCGAATAAATAATGTTTAGCACCGGGTTGATGCCGACGTCACGCGAGACCTGGGTCTTCCACGTCCAGCCTTCGAGCTCATTCCACTCTTCGGAGATGCGCGCTTCGCGAATGCCGTTGGCGGCCATGCGCTCCATGAACAGCCGGTACATCGAACGGGGCGTGAGATCGAAGGCGCTAAAACGTCCAGCGTTCAAGCGCAAGGGCGTGTTTGGCATTCGCTCGCGCATGAGCTTGACCCGCGCCCAGGGGTCTTCCTTCAATTCGCGCACGCATTTTTTCAAATGCGAGCTGGAGATTAACTCGACCGCATCAAAGCCAGCGCGATCGAGGGCCTCGGCCGCGGGCAGCATCATGCCCGTGGTCATGTTCTCGGCCCACAGGCTTTGATGGCCGTCGCGGATGGTGGTGTCTACGAATTTGATTCCGTCCATAGCGAAATTTGTAACTAGGTCGAAGTCGAGTTTTTCACCACGAAGTGACACGAAGAGCACGAAGGTAAGAACAACAATTATTTCCGAACTTCGTGTCCTTCGTGCCTTCGTGGTGAAGGGTTTTTCTTAAAGCGTGATGCCCAAAAACTTCACCGCGTTGTCCAGCATGATCTTCTTGCGGATTTCCGGTTTCATGTTCACCTGGGCAAACTCTTCCAACCAGCGCTCGACGCCGATGGCGGGCCAGTCGGAGCCGAACAGCGCTTTGTCTTGGATCAAGGTGGTGATGTTGTGGATCAGCTCCGCTGGGAAATATTTCGGCGCCCAGCCGGAGAGGTCGATGTAATAATTGCCTTTGTGGCGGGCGATGGCCAAGCTTTCCGCGGTCCATGGCCAAGTCGGGTGGGCGCTGATGATTTTTAGTTCCGGAAAGTCAGCGCAGACTTCGTCGACGTGAATCGGTTGGCTATATTTTAACTTGATGCCCATGCCGCCCGGGGTGCCGGCGCCGGCCGCGGCCATGCCGCCGTGGAACAAAATCGCCATTTTTAACTTGGCGCACTGTTCCCAGATCGGGTAGAAGCGCGGGTCGTTGGCATAGAAATGCTGGCGCGCCGGGTTCAACTCGCCCATGCCGATCAGGCCGAGATCATGGCAGCGTTTGACTTCGTCCACCGCCAGCTTGCCGGTCCAGGGGTCGATGGCGCCAAAGGCCATGAAGACGTCGGGATGTTTTTTCACTGCGCTGGCGACGTGATCGTTGGGGAGCGGGGTCAAACCCGTGACCGTTTCGTCGCGGGTGTTCATGATCACAGCCATCATCTTGCGCGCGCGATATTGGTCCGCCATCTCATCGATGGAAACCGGCGGCCGCTCGCGGCCGAAGTAGCGCGCCATCTGCGCGGTACGATCGCCCTTCGCTTTTTGACTCGCTTCATCCGATAGATGAACGTGTATATCGATTGCGACGATGTCTCTTGCCATAGAAAATCTGCCTCCTGGATTAATTTAGTTTCTTATTGCATTCGTGCTGACTAGTTTCAACCGGATTAACGTCTAGCGTTCAGGGTCTACCGTCTAGCGTTGGCCGGATCAGACGTGTTTCAAACGCCAGACGCTAGACCCTAGACGCCAAACGCCTTAGGCGCGCTTTTCCATCGTCACCGAAAAGCTCGGCGTCTGGACAAAGATCTGGCGGTCCTTGGTGCGTTTCGATAACTCTTGCAGCAGGTTCACCAGCGGCTGCTCCGAGTTCAGATATTCCAGCGGCCGTTTGTTGGCGCGCATGTAATCGATATCGTCTTTGCCGACGATCCAGCGGAGCAAGAGCTCTTCGTCCGACGTGCCTTCGGCGCCCAGGCGGCGGCGCATTTCGTCCGGCGACGGCTCGTCGGGCGTCCACTTGGCCCACTCTTTGGCGCGCGGGCGATTGAGGATCTTGTCCTTGATGTTGGGGTGCATGTCGC
This portion of the Deltaproteobacteria bacterium genome encodes:
- a CDS encoding DUF423 domain-containing protein, whose protein sequence is MEKFFFSAGAIAAFIGVALGAFGAHSLKDKLTPDMLAIFEVGVRYQMYHALGLLAVAWGASRWPEANFNAAGWAFIIGIIIFSGSLYLLSATGMRWLGAITPIGGLAFLAGWAIMVWSLNR
- a CDS encoding amidohydrolase; protein product: MARDIVAIDIHVHLSDEASQKAKGDRTAQMARYFGRERPPVSIDEMADQYRARKMMAVIMNTRDETVTGLTPLPNDHVASAVKKHPDVFMAFGAIDPWTGKLAVDEVKRCHDLGLIGMGELNPARQHFYANDPRFYPIWEQCAKLKMAILFHGGMAAAGAGTPGGMGIKLKYSQPIHVDEVCADFPELKIISAHPTWPWTAESLAIARHKGNYYIDLSGWAPKYFPAELIHNITTLIQDKALFGSDWPAIGVERWLEEFAQVNMKPEIRKKIMLDNAVKFLGITL